Below is a window of Verrucomicrobiota bacterium DNA.
TGATCGATACGGAGGACCGGGTGCGCATTACCGACTTCGGCCTGGCGAAGCGGTTGGTAGTCCCGCCTTCAGGCGGCCCGGCGCCAGAACCGGCTGAAGCCGGGACTACGAGCGAGTTGACCCTCACAGGCCAGGTGCTGGGCACACCGAACTATTTGTCGCCCGAGCAAGCCTTGGCGCGCAAGGAAGTCAGCGCGGCGACCGATGTGTATGCCCTGGGCGGGATTCTCTATTACTTGCTCACGGCGCGTCCACCGTTTCAAGCGGCGACGCTGGCGGAGACGTTGCAGCAGATCGTGAACGCGGAGCCGTTGCCCCAGTCGCCGCGTTTACGAGCGACGAGCGGATTCTCGCGACCGCGGGAGCGGACGACACGATCAAGCTTTGGCAGCGCTTCGCGCGAAAGCTGTTGTGTTCGCTCTCGGGCCACAAATCGCCCTCTCGGCGATGACGTTTTCGCCCGATGGAACATTATTGGCTTCGGCGGCCGTAGAGCCTGTTTTAAAATTGGGCGGGCGCGTGTGGCACGTGCCATCCGCGCGTCTTCTCCGTGAGTTCAAGGGCCATATCACCTGGGTCCACGGCCTCGCGTTCACTCCGGATGGGCGCACGTTGGCGACAGGTTCCACGGACGGAACGATTCTTCTATGGAACGTCACCACCGGCCAAGAGCTCCTCGGTCTGGCACGGCCTGGGCTGATGGTGGGATCACTCAGGTTTTCACCCGACGGCGAAAGGCTGGCCGCGGGAGTGCTGCGTCGCTTTGGCGCGACTGGTTCCATCGAACTCTGGCGTGCGCCGTCGTTGGCCGAGATGGCGGCGCGGGAGCAAATCCGGCAGGCCGAGCAAAGCCGATGAACATCGGAATTTCCGCCGGAGAGACTTTTCGGTTAGTCTCCTTCGCGTGGAGCGAATCGTCTATAAAGCCCGAAGCTTCAACGGTGCTGGCGGATTTGGCGTTTGACAGCCGGGAAGTAAGACGAAATCTTACGCGGCATGACGACCTCTGTTTCCAGCAAGGGGCAAATCGTTTTGCCCGCCAAAATCCGTCGGCTAGACCGCATCGAAGCCGGACAGCAGTTTGAGATTGAACGCCTGGATTGCGGGGATTACCGGCTGGTGCGCCGCGCGCCTCGCCCGAACGAGGGACTCGTGGACTGGCTTCTCACCTGCCCAGAGAAGGGCTTCTTCGTGGCGGTCGCATCGGAATCCACCGATACGTTGTGACCTACTTGGTGGACGCGAACGTGCTCAGTGAAGCCACCAAACCGGCGCCGGACGCGAAGGCGCTGGATTGGCTGCGCCGCCACGAGCGCGAAATCGCCATCGATCCGATCATTCTCGGGGAGATTCAATTCGGCATTCTGCTCCTGCCGGCTGGCAAACGGCGGCAGCGGCTCGCCCGGTGGTTCACGGAAGGGGTCGGTCGCATCGTCTGCTTGCCTTGGGAAGCGTCCACCGGTCTGCGCTGGGCAAAACTGCTCGCCGCCCTTCGTGCCTCCGGCCAGTCGATGCCGATCAAGGACAGCATGATCGCGGCAACCGCGCTGACCCATGGCTTGACTATCGCCACGCGCAACGATCGCGATTTTGCCAAGGCGCGCGTGGCGGTCGTGAATCCTTTCGCGTAAGAGAGACTTCAGAGATGCGGAACCGATCCCGCTCTTCCTCTCAAAGAATGCCATGCAGACTCCACGCACGTGCGTAAGTTGCGGAGCGGCGTTGCCCGCTGACGCGGTGGAAGGCAATTGCCCAGC
It encodes the following:
- a CDS encoding AbrB/MazE/SpoVT family DNA-binding domain-containing protein, producing the protein MTTSVSSKGQIVLPAKIRRLDRIEAGQQFEIERLDCGDYRLVRRAPRPNEGLVDWLLTCPEKGFFVAVASESTDTL
- a CDS encoding type II toxin-antitoxin system VapC family toxin, with translation MRGLPAGAPRASPERGTRGLASHLPREGLLRGGRIGIHRYVVTYLVDANVLSEATKPAPDAKALDWLRRHEREIAIDPIILGEIQFGILLLPAGKRRQRLARWFTEGVGRIVCLPWEASTGLRWAKLLAALRASGQSMPIKDSMIAATALTHGLTIATRNDRDFAKARVAVVNPFA
- a CDS encoding serine/threonine protein kinase encodes the protein MMRSIQRFRVEAQAAASLKHPNIVSIYEIGCAAGQHYFSMEYVDGQNLAQLVRDKPLAPKKAAAYVKTIAEAIQSAHERGILHRDLKPSNVLIDTEDRVRITDFGLAKRLVVPPSGGPAPEPAEAGTTSELTLTGQVLGTPNYLSPEQALARKEVSAATDVYALGGILYYLLTARPPFQAATLAETLQQIVNAEPLPQSPRLRATSGFSRPRERTTRSSFGSASRESCCVRSRATNRPLGDDVFARWNIIGFGGRRACFKIGRARVARAIRASSP